The proteins below are encoded in one region of Paenibacillus albus:
- a CDS encoding heptaprenyl diphosphate synthase component 1 has protein sequence MKSYRIPEMAKKYLEYDMIQAHTELPEFPESRIRLLFTFLANQRTPLIHSELYSLVVSLVQFGMDTHDMIDSESGRLQEKEMRSRQLKVLAGDYYSSRFYQLLAQAGQVDMIRSISKGVTEVNKLKVTLYTRMKQLKVTAEEYVSQYVRIKTELFHAFTAILDEKMAIIWTELLHSVGRCEVVMEELIRSEKPEAFDGSWGYWHVMDSGTDEEKRKLTSDSASEATFTLSLLAKYDVRGQLSEKLKQSVQHVQSLVSKLESDKLARELQQLGESFLRPLLPAASAFE, from the coding sequence ATGAAATCGTATAGAATACCTGAAATGGCTAAAAAGTACCTTGAGTACGATATGATTCAAGCACATACGGAGCTGCCGGAATTTCCAGAATCGCGGATACGGCTGCTCTTTACATTTCTGGCTAATCAGAGAACGCCGTTGATACACAGCGAGCTATACTCGCTTGTCGTATCACTCGTGCAGTTTGGCATGGATACGCATGACATGATTGATTCCGAGTCCGGACGACTCCAAGAGAAGGAGATGCGGTCACGGCAGTTGAAGGTGCTGGCCGGCGACTACTACTCAAGCCGCTTCTATCAGCTGTTGGCGCAGGCGGGTCAAGTTGACATGATTCGCAGCATCAGCAAGGGAGTTACGGAAGTGAATAAGCTCAAGGTCACCTTATACACGCGGATGAAGCAGCTGAAGGTGACTGCGGAAGAGTATGTATCGCAGTATGTGCGCATTAAGACCGAGCTGTTCCACGCGTTCACAGCTATACTTGATGAGAAGATGGCGATTATTTGGACCGAATTGCTTCACAGCGTTGGCCGTTGTGAGGTTGTCATGGAAGAACTGATCCGCAGTGAGAAGCCGGAGGCATTCGACGGCAGCTGGGGTTATTGGCATGTCATGGATAGTGGTACCGACGAAGAGAAGCGCAAGCTGACATCTGACTCAGCTAGTGAGGCGACGTTCACTTTGTCACTGCTGGCAAAGTATGATGTTCGTGGGCAATTATCCGAGAAGCTCAAACAGTCCGTTCAGCACGTGCAGTCGCTTGTATCCAAGCTGGAATCCGATAAGCTTGCCCGCGAGCTGCAGCAGCTCGGCGAGTCGTTCTTACGACCGTTATTGCCGGCAGCTTCAGCTTTTGAATAG
- a CDS encoding demethylmenaquinone methyltransferase — protein MQSKSKEEHVHAVFESIAPKYDLMNDLISFGRHKAWRKFTMRKMGMKPGATAIDLCCGTCDWTIALARESVSGGIVGLDFSQNMLDVGKQKIKREGLDHQISVVQGNAMSLPFEDNRFDYATIGFGLRNVPDLEQVLREMMRVVKPGGQVVCLEMSKPTWQPFKGIYYFYFEKVMPAIGKLVAKKYEQYKWLPESLKTFPDSKQLAAKYREIGLTNVRVFPFVFGVAALHMGTKGTDNG, from the coding sequence GTGCAATCCAAGTCAAAAGAAGAACATGTGCACGCCGTATTTGAGAGCATTGCGCCGAAGTATGACTTAATGAACGATCTGATCAGCTTCGGCCGGCATAAGGCATGGCGTAAATTTACGATGCGTAAGATGGGCATGAAGCCTGGCGCGACAGCGATTGATCTGTGCTGCGGTACCTGCGATTGGACGATTGCGCTGGCAAGAGAAAGCGTGAGCGGAGGCATAGTCGGCCTCGATTTCAGCCAGAACATGCTCGATGTCGGCAAGCAGAAGATTAAGCGCGAAGGGCTGGATCACCAGATCTCCGTCGTACAGGGCAACGCAATGTCGCTGCCGTTCGAAGATAATCGGTTTGACTATGCAACGATCGGCTTTGGCCTGCGGAATGTGCCGGATCTCGAACAAGTGCTTCGCGAGATGATGCGCGTCGTGAAGCCAGGTGGTCAAGTGGTCTGCCTGGAGATGTCCAAGCCGACATGGCAGCCGTTTAAAGGCATTTATTACTTTTACTTTGAGAAGGTCATGCCTGCGATAGGGAAGCTTGTAGCGAAGAAGTATGAGCAGTACAAATGGCTCCCTGAATCGCTGAAGACATTCCCGGATTCGAAGCAGCTTGCGGCAAAATACCGTGAGATCGGTCTGACCAATGTTCGTGTCTTTCCGTTTGTTTTCGGCGTCGCGGCATTACACATGGGGACGAAGGGAACGGACAACGGATGA
- a CDS encoding UbiA-like polyprenyltransferase, translated as MIRKTKIIFEMIKFEHTIFALPFAFMGALLGAVMLEDRLPHFAEIGWIILAMVGARSAAMGLNRVIDRVIDAKNPRTAKRAIPAGLLKVGEVILFIAVSFVVLFVAASQLDPICMKLMPIAVFLLVLYSYTKRFTWLCHVVLGLTIGLAPLGGWVAITGEFEASAWVLYGSVVCWLAGFDIIYACQDFDFDRKEGVHSIPARFGQAGALRLARGFHLLTAIGFISLFWLTPLSWLYLIGAVASVGMLCYEHMIVKPDDMSRVQTAFFTMNGTLSVVLFASALLDLVVLHKW; from the coding sequence ATGATTCGCAAAACAAAAATTATTTTTGAAATGATTAAATTTGAGCATACCATCTTCGCGCTTCCGTTTGCCTTCATGGGTGCGCTGCTCGGAGCGGTCATGCTGGAAGACCGGCTTCCGCACTTTGCGGAAATCGGCTGGATTATCCTCGCGATGGTCGGCGCAAGAAGCGCTGCAATGGGGCTTAATCGCGTTATCGACCGCGTCATTGACGCGAAGAACCCCCGCACGGCAAAGCGCGCGATACCAGCAGGCTTGCTGAAGGTTGGCGAGGTTATCTTGTTTATCGCAGTCTCGTTCGTGGTGCTGTTTGTTGCCGCATCGCAGCTGGATCCGATCTGCATGAAGCTGATGCCGATTGCTGTTTTCTTGCTCGTGCTGTACTCGTATACGAAACGTTTTACATGGCTATGCCATGTTGTACTGGGCCTCACGATCGGCCTCGCGCCGCTTGGCGGCTGGGTTGCGATTACGGGTGAGTTCGAAGCATCCGCATGGGTGCTGTATGGTTCAGTAGTGTGCTGGCTTGCCGGCTTCGATATTATTTATGCATGTCAGGATTTCGACTTCGACCGCAAGGAAGGCGTTCATTCCATTCCTGCGCGCTTCGGACAAGCTGGGGCGCTGCGCCTTGCCCGCGGATTTCATCTGCTTACTGCAATTGGATTCATTTCATTATTCTGGTTAACGCCGCTAAGCTGGTTGTACTTGATTGGCGCTGTTGCTTCGGTTGGCATGCTCTGCTATGAACATATGATTGTAAAGCCAGACGATATGAGCCGGGTGCAGACGGCATTCTTCACAATGAACGGCACGCTGAGCGTCGTTTTGTTCGCCTCCGCACTGCTTGACTTGGTGGTGCTTCATAAGTGGTAG
- a CDS encoding UbiX family flavin prenyltransferase, with product MVEEASRKRYVVGITGASGALYGIQLIRSLVEAEQNVHLVVTEAGWRVLKEELGWDTTKRQQAIEVAFPGLIAEGRLKLHPNADIGASIASGSFRVEGMIIMPCSMGTLASIAHGISDDLMTRAADVMLKEGRKLIIVPRETPLHAIHLENMLTLAKLGVKIIPAMPAFYYGPQTISDMVNFLVGKVLDQLPLDHDLYRRWGDEQHGD from the coding sequence GTGGTAGAAGAAGCATCGCGTAAACGCTATGTCGTCGGCATCACGGGCGCAAGCGGCGCACTGTATGGCATTCAGCTCATTCGCAGCCTTGTGGAAGCGGAGCAGAACGTTCATTTGGTAGTCACGGAGGCAGGCTGGCGTGTACTGAAGGAAGAGCTCGGCTGGGACACGACGAAGCGCCAACAAGCTATCGAAGTCGCATTCCCGGGCCTTATCGCCGAGGGGCGACTGAAGCTTCACCCGAATGCCGATATCGGCGCAAGTATTGCAAGCGGCTCTTTCCGTGTAGAGGGCATGATTATTATGCCTTGCTCGATGGGTACGCTTGCTTCGATCGCCCACGGAATTTCGGACGATTTGATGACGCGGGCTGCGGATGTTATGCTGAAGGAAGGGCGCAAGCTAATCATCGTGCCCCGCGAAACACCGCTACATGCGATTCATCTGGAGAACATGCTTACGCTGGCGAAGCTTGGGGTGAAGATTATCCCGGCTATGCCGGCGTTCTATTATGGACCACAAACAATTAGCGACATGGTGAATTTTCTAGTTGGGAAAGTGCTCGATCAGCTCCCGCTGGATCATGATTTGTACAGAAGATGGGGAGATGAACAGCATGGGGATTAA
- a CDS encoding menaquinone biosynthetic enzyme MqnA/MqnD family protein — protein sequence MGINRPITVGRIDYANVWPIFHYAEEQLSADRFKIEKRVPSALNRALRQGEIDITSMSSFAYAENAENYLLLPDLSVSAKGRVNSILLFLKKPLEEVLKGRIALTATSATSVNLLKILMKLYYNAEPSYITMEPKLDEMLEEADAALLIGDTAIHASWENAKRGQTVIDLGELWRNWTGYGMTFALVAVRKEIAAEYPEAVADVHRALLASKEKSLRELTPLVEKACALLGGDSAYWSRYFKELHYDFGANEQAGLTLYFDYAHQLGLLPNEVQMQFFEDQNVLKVNK from the coding sequence ATGGGGATTAATCGCCCGATTACCGTCGGTCGCATTGACTATGCGAACGTTTGGCCTATTTTTCATTATGCGGAGGAGCAGCTGTCAGCTGATCGGTTTAAGATCGAGAAGCGGGTGCCGTCCGCACTAAACCGCGCGCTGCGTCAAGGAGAGATCGACATCACCTCGATGTCGTCATTCGCTTATGCGGAGAACGCGGAGAATTACTTGCTGCTGCCTGATTTATCGGTGAGCGCCAAGGGACGGGTCAATTCGATATTGCTTTTCCTGAAGAAGCCGCTTGAAGAAGTGCTTAAAGGGCGGATTGCGTTAACGGCAACTTCAGCAACAAGCGTTAATTTGCTCAAAATACTTATGAAGCTCTATTACAATGCAGAGCCATCCTATATTACAATGGAACCGAAGCTGGATGAGATGCTGGAGGAGGCAGATGCTGCCCTTCTCATCGGAGATACTGCCATTCATGCTTCGTGGGAAAATGCCAAGCGCGGCCAAACGGTCATTGATCTTGGCGAGCTATGGCGCAATTGGACAGGTTACGGAATGACATTCGCACTTGTAGCCGTACGCAAAGAAATTGCGGCGGAATATCCCGAGGCGGTCGCTGACGTCCACCGAGCATTGTTAGCTAGCAAAGAGAAGAGTCTGCGCGAACTGACGCCACTTGTAGAGAAAGCTTGTGCACTGCTTGGAGGCGATTCGGCATACTGGAGCCGTTATTTCAAGGAGCTGCATTATGATTTCGGCGCGAATGAACAAGCGGGACTCACGCTTTACTTTGATTATGCGCATCAGCTGGGCCTCTTGCCTAATGAAGTACAGATGCAATTTTTTGAAGACCAAAACGTCCTTAAGGTGAATAAATGA
- a CDS encoding polyprenyl synthetase family protein — protein MKLLDIYAKLKSDLDAIEAKLASSVTSDHALLSDASTHLLKAGGKRIRPVVVLLAGKFGDYRLDVLEKVAVPLELIHMASLVHDDVIDNAETRRGQLTVKSKWDNRIAMYTGDYIYGKALALATELPNPQIHQILSHAMVQMCIGEMEQIRDFFNTDQSVRNYLLRIRRKTALLIAISCQLGAIAGGADRKASNALYRFGYNMGMAFQIRDDLLDLLGTEKQIGKPPGSDIKQGNITLPVLLALKEPGHSEELLAEIIKIRESNGAGETKRALNIIRKSAGIHTADAMATRYINKSIAALSSLPSIPAKKHLTDIAHFVGKRNY, from the coding sequence ATGAAACTACTTGATATTTACGCCAAACTGAAAAGTGATCTTGATGCGATTGAGGCGAAGCTCGCGAGCAGCGTGACGAGTGATCATGCTCTTCTTAGCGATGCCTCTACGCATCTTCTTAAAGCAGGCGGCAAAAGGATCAGACCGGTAGTTGTGCTGCTTGCAGGCAAGTTTGGCGACTATCGTCTCGATGTGCTCGAGAAGGTTGCGGTACCTCTGGAACTTATACATATGGCTTCTCTTGTCCATGATGATGTTATCGACAACGCGGAGACTCGCCGCGGCCAGCTGACCGTAAAGTCCAAATGGGACAATCGGATTGCGATGTACACGGGCGATTATATTTATGGCAAAGCGCTTGCGCTTGCAACCGAGCTTCCGAACCCGCAAATTCATCAAATTTTATCGCATGCTATGGTTCAGATGTGTATCGGCGAGATGGAGCAAATTCGTGATTTCTTCAATACCGATCAATCCGTTCGCAATTATTTGCTTCGTATTCGTCGTAAGACTGCGCTGCTCATCGCGATTAGCTGCCAGCTTGGCGCCATTGCCGGAGGGGCGGATCGCAAAGCCTCGAACGCCTTGTACCGATTTGGCTACAATATGGGGATGGCGTTCCAAATCCGGGATGACCTTCTTGACCTGCTCGGAACGGAGAAGCAGATTGGGAAACCGCCTGGCTCTGATATCAAGCAAGGCAACATCACATTGCCGGTGCTGCTTGCGCTGAAAGAACCGGGACATTCGGAGGAATTGCTTGCGGAAATAATTAAAATCCGTGAGTCGAATGGAGCAGGTGAAACCAAGCGGGCGTTGAACATAATACGTAAGAGTGCCGGCATACACACTGCAGATGCGATGGCAACCCGCTATATTAACAAATCGATCGCGGCGCTAAGCAGCTTGCCAAGCATTCCGGCTAAGAAGCATTTAACGGATATCGCCCATTTTGTAGGAAAACGAAACTACTAA
- the ndk gene encoding nucleoside-diphosphate kinase, with translation MERTFLMVKPDGVQRGLIGEIVSRFERKGLKLVAAKFMMITPELAERHYAEHIGKPFYPPLVAFVTSGPVFAMVWQGDNVIGLTRALIGKTDALEAAPGTIRSDFAVHTNFNLIHGSDSPQSAAREIGIFFAPHELIDYNQTIQQWI, from the coding sequence ATGGAAAGAACATTTCTAATGGTTAAACCAGATGGTGTACAGCGGGGGTTAATCGGGGAAATCGTATCGCGCTTTGAGCGGAAAGGACTAAAGCTAGTCGCTGCTAAATTTATGATGATCACGCCTGAGCTCGCTGAACGCCACTATGCAGAGCACATCGGGAAGCCCTTTTACCCGCCTCTTGTAGCGTTTGTAACGTCTGGGCCGGTATTTGCTATGGTGTGGCAAGGAGATAATGTCATTGGTCTGACCCGTGCTTTGATTGGTAAGACAGACGCTCTTGAAGCAGCGCCGGGCACAATTCGTTCCGATTTCGCCGTACATACGAATTTTAATCTTATTCACGGCTCGGATTCGCCGCAAAGCGCAGCAAGAGAGATCGGCATTTTCTTCGCGCCGCATGAGCTTATTGATTATAACCAAACCATTCAACAGTGGATTTAG
- a CDS encoding CheR family methyltransferase — protein sequence MLEDKDFSLFITKIKEKTAIDLSQYKEAQMKRRLTTLRQKYGFDTFAAYWNGLEKDKKLMTEFLDRMTINVSEFWRNPSRWEAMEKKFLPEALKNNSRVKIWSAACSTGEEPYTISMIMAELGAHDRTSILATDLDNIVLQKAMQGVYQDRSVRDVPRNYMSKYFVKQGEDSLAVTPQLKRIISFKQQNLLHDTFDTGFDIIVCRNVMIYFTEEAKHLLYHKFSKALKPGGILFVGSTEQIFSPSQYNLESVETFFYRRKA from the coding sequence ATGTTAGAGGATAAGGACTTCAGTTTATTCATCACGAAGATTAAAGAGAAGACCGCAATCGATCTATCGCAGTACAAGGAAGCCCAGATGAAGCGTCGCCTGACGACCTTACGACAGAAATACGGTTTTGATACGTTCGCAGCTTACTGGAACGGGCTTGAGAAAGACAAGAAGCTGATGACTGAATTTCTGGACCGAATGACAATCAACGTGTCGGAATTCTGGCGCAACCCAAGCAGATGGGAAGCAATGGAGAAGAAGTTTCTCCCGGAAGCGCTGAAGAATAACAGCCGGGTCAAGATATGGAGCGCCGCCTGCTCGACAGGCGAGGAGCCCTATACCATCTCGATGATTATGGCTGAGCTCGGCGCGCATGACCGAACGTCGATTCTCGCAACGGACCTTGATAATATTGTGCTCCAGAAGGCGATGCAAGGCGTATACCAAGATCGCTCCGTACGTGATGTACCCCGCAATTATATGTCCAAATACTTTGTGAAGCAGGGCGAGGATTCGCTTGCCGTTACGCCTCAATTGAAGCGGATTATTTCATTTAAACAGCAAAATTTACTTCATGATACGTTCGATACCGGCTTTGATATTATCGTTTGCCGCAATGTTATGATCTATTTTACGGAAGAAGCGAAACACCTGCTTTATCACAAGTTCTCGAAAGCGCTTAAGCCGGGCGGCATCTTGTTCGTCGGCAGCACGGAGCAGATTTTCTCCCCTTCGCAATATAATTTGGAATCGGTTGAAACATTCTTTTATCGCCGCAAAGCTTAA
- the aroC gene encoding chorismate synthase, with protein sequence MSLRYLTAGETHGPQLTAIIEGLPSNLKLDFEELNFQLHRRQKGHGRGRRMQIEKDTANIVGGVRHGKTTGAPVALIVENNDWKHWTSVMNIEPIEGSDEEKRRVHRPRPGHADLNGGLKYNLKDLRNVLERSSARETAARVAVGAVARQFLAAFGIKVGGQVIRIGEIEAPANNLPLEELIRLTEESPVRVVDKETEEKMTAYIDQIKAEGDSIGGIVECIVEGVPIGLGSHVQYDRKLDGRIAQAVVSINAFKGCEIGIGFEAGTIRGSQVHDEILYSEERGYHRRTNRLGGFEGGMTNGEQIVVRGVMKPIPTLYKPLQSVDIDTKEPFTAQVERSDSCAVPAASVVMEHVVAWEVAKAFLEKFGGDSMEEITSNYNNYLAQLESY encoded by the coding sequence GTGAGTTTACGTTATTTGACAGCAGGAGAGACGCATGGTCCACAGTTGACGGCGATTATTGAAGGTTTGCCGAGCAATCTGAAGCTGGACTTCGAGGAATTGAATTTTCAATTGCATCGTAGACAGAAAGGGCATGGCCGCGGCCGCCGGATGCAAATCGAGAAGGATACCGCGAACATCGTCGGCGGAGTACGTCATGGCAAGACGACAGGAGCGCCAGTCGCGCTGATCGTTGAGAACAATGACTGGAAGCATTGGACGTCCGTAATGAATATTGAGCCGATTGAAGGCAGCGATGAAGAGAAGCGCCGTGTGCACCGTCCGCGCCCTGGTCATGCTGATCTGAACGGCGGCTTGAAATATAACTTGAAGGATCTGCGTAACGTGTTGGAGCGTTCCAGTGCCCGCGAAACAGCTGCTCGTGTAGCCGTTGGCGCGGTAGCGAGACAGTTTCTAGCTGCGTTCGGCATTAAAGTTGGCGGACAAGTCATTCGTATTGGCGAGATTGAAGCTCCAGCGAACAATCTGCCGCTTGAAGAGCTGATCCGCCTGACGGAAGAATCGCCGGTACGCGTTGTAGATAAAGAAACAGAAGAGAAGATGACTGCTTATATCGATCAGATCAAGGCAGAAGGCGACTCTATTGGCGGCATCGTTGAATGTATCGTGGAAGGCGTGCCGATTGGTCTTGGCAGCCACGTACAGTATGATCGCAAGCTGGATGGACGTATCGCGCAAGCGGTAGTCTCCATTAATGCGTTCAAAGGCTGCGAGATCGGTATCGGCTTCGAAGCCGGCACGATTCGCGGCTCCCAAGTCCATGACGAGATTCTGTATTCCGAGGAGCGGGGCTACCACCGGAGAACGAACCGCCTCGGAGGCTTCGAGGGCGGCATGACCAACGGCGAGCAAATCGTCGTACGCGGCGTAATGAAGCCGATTCCTACGTTGTACAAACCGCTGCAAAGCGTTGATATCGATACGAAAGAACCGTTCACTGCTCAGGTTGAACGTTCGGATAGCTGTGCAGTTCCAGCTGCGAGCGTTGTTATGGAGCATGTCGTTGCATGGGAAGTCGCGAAAGCGTTCCTCGAGAAGTTCGGCGGCGATTCTATGGAAGAGATTACGTCGAATTATAACAACTACTTGGCACAGCTGGAGAGCTACTAA
- the aroB gene encoding 3-dehydroquinate synthase yields MSGHRELTVELGERSYPIYIGEGLLDKAGELFERHGISKKSPLMIITDTHVAERHLAHLESVLQSAGFTVGSAIVPAGETSKSLSELGRLTGIALESGLDRKSTIVALGGGVVGDLAGFVAASYMRGIKFVQVPTTILAHDSSVGGKVAVNHPLAKNIIGAFHQPELVLYDLLTLQTLPERQVKAGLSEVVKHGLIWDAEFVAWCDENAGKLLALDSDALGYALYKGCSVKAAVVSKDERENDLRAILNLGHTIGHALEAVAGYNELLHGEAIAIGMIGSAKLAVQLGAPEEVYQVTKRVLSRVGLPVRLPEHLDTDEIMRAMMHDKKFQEGTMVFIVPTAIGTVEINKSVSSALVREIVEQLKQEAV; encoded by the coding sequence ATGAGCGGCCATCGTGAGCTGACGGTTGAGCTTGGCGAGCGGTCCTACCCGATCTATATCGGGGAAGGACTGCTTGACAAGGCGGGCGAGTTGTTCGAGCGCCATGGCATCAGCAAGAAGTCGCCTCTTATGATTATTACGGATACTCATGTGGCAGAGCGTCATCTTGCTCACTTGGAATCCGTGCTGCAATCGGCTGGTTTTACAGTGGGGAGTGCAATTGTCCCGGCAGGCGAGACCTCGAAGTCATTGAGTGAGCTGGGTCGATTGACTGGCATTGCACTTGAGAGCGGACTTGACCGGAAGTCGACCATTGTCGCGCTTGGCGGCGGAGTTGTCGGTGATCTGGCGGGCTTCGTTGCAGCTTCTTACATGCGCGGCATTAAGTTCGTGCAAGTGCCAACTACGATACTGGCGCACGACAGCAGTGTCGGCGGTAAAGTAGCGGTTAACCATCCGCTTGCGAAGAATATTATCGGCGCATTCCATCAGCCTGAGCTCGTTCTGTACGACTTGCTTACTTTGCAAACGCTGCCGGAGCGTCAAGTGAAGGCTGGGTTGTCCGAAGTCGTTAAGCATGGACTCATTTGGGATGCGGAATTTGTTGCTTGGTGTGACGAGAATGCCGGCAAGCTGCTAGCGCTAGATTCAGATGCGCTCGGTTATGCGCTATACAAAGGCTGCTCCGTGAAAGCGGCGGTAGTGTCCAAGGATGAGCGGGAGAATGATCTGCGCGCGATTCTGAATCTGGGCCATACGATCGGCCATGCACTGGAAGCGGTTGCCGGCTACAATGAGCTGCTGCACGGTGAAGCGATTGCAATCGGCATGATTGGCTCAGCTAAACTGGCCGTTCAGCTCGGTGCTCCTGAGGAGGTTTACCAGGTGACGAAGCGTGTGCTTTCCCGGGTAGGGCTGCCGGTGCGTTTGCCAGAGCATCTGGATACAGATGAAATCATGCGTGCCATGATGCATGATAAGAAATTCCAGGAGGGCACGATGGTGTTCATCGTTCCAACTGCGATTGGCACTGTGGAAATTAATAAATCGGTATCATCTGCACTCGTTCGTGAAATCGTAGAGCAATTGAAACAGGAGGCCGTATAA
- the aroH gene encoding chorismate mutase yields the protein MSVRGIRGAITVDVNEEQPILQATAEMLNLIVSSNHISPEDIASVFVTVTGDLDATFPARAIRAMEGWELVPLMCALEVPVKGSLAMCIRLMVLVNTDKSQQEIEHVYLGGAKALRPDLSKA from the coding sequence ATGAGTGTTCGGGGAATTCGAGGGGCAATTACGGTAGATGTAAATGAAGAGCAGCCGATCCTGCAAGCGACGGCAGAAATGCTTAATCTTATCGTCAGCTCCAATCATATATCGCCAGAGGACATTGCGAGCGTGTTCGTCACTGTAACGGGAGATCTCGATGCTACGTTCCCGGCGCGTGCGATCCGTGCTATGGAAGGCTGGGAACTAGTCCCATTAATGTGCGCACTTGAAGTGCCGGTCAAAGGCAGTCTGGCGATGTGCATTCGTCTCATGGTCCTTGTCAATACGGATAAATCTCAACAAGAGATTGAACATGTCTACTTAGGCGGGGCGAAGGCGCTGCGTCCGGACTTGAGCAAAGCCTAA
- the trpE gene encoding anthranilate synthase component I: MNQELQEIIKLAGTYNLIPIVRNVMADTETPIRIFQHFYKERRAFLLESVEGGVKWARYSFIGTDPFMLIRGKNGEMVIEKNGEETILRDKPIELLKAHLRAYRSPSIAGLPPFTGGAIGFFGYDLLQYYEKLPAHRVDDLQMNDLQFMFCDQIIVFDHFKQQVQVIGNIHIPHGATDRDIEAVYMQTVSKIESTIERLQQPLQGTLAGGTVPADPDLGDVQSNLTKEQFLANVEKSKEYIRSGDIFQVVLSQRFSIETEVDPLHVYRVLRTMNPSPYMYYLKMDDEVIVGTSPEALVKVDGERVETRPIAGTRPRGKTPEQDLALEKELLADEKERAEHLMLVDLGRNDIGRVSEFGSVRCDSYMDIERYSHVMHIVSNVSGKLREDKDFFDAFVSCMPAGTVSGAPKLRAMEIIAELENEARGAYAGAIGYLGFGGSLNTCITIRTLIFKNGKAYVQAGAGIVWDSIPENEYMETVNKAMAMLKAVRAAEAIFAEPKRGVNMINMDYYAGAKG, from the coding sequence ATGAATCAGGAGCTTCAAGAGATTATTAAATTAGCAGGCACTTATAATTTGATTCCAATCGTACGCAATGTCATGGCGGATACCGAAACGCCAATTCGGATCTTCCAGCATTTCTATAAAGAACGCCGCGCGTTTCTGCTTGAGAGCGTAGAGGGCGGCGTGAAATGGGCTCGTTACTCGTTTATTGGCACAGACCCGTTCATGCTGATCCGGGGCAAGAATGGCGAGATGGTCATCGAGAAGAACGGCGAAGAAACCATTCTTCGCGACAAGCCGATCGAGCTGCTCAAAGCTCATCTGCGCGCATACCGCAGTCCATCTATCGCAGGTCTGCCGCCATTTACAGGCGGAGCAATCGGATTCTTCGGCTACGATCTGCTGCAGTACTATGAGAAGCTTCCGGCGCACCGAGTTGATGACTTGCAAATGAATGATTTGCAGTTTATGTTCTGCGATCAAATTATCGTCTTCGATCATTTCAAGCAGCAGGTGCAAGTGATTGGCAACATACATATCCCGCATGGAGCGACGGACCGGGATATCGAAGCGGTGTACATGCAGACGGTCAGCAAGATCGAGTCGACAATCGAGCGGCTGCAGCAGCCTTTGCAAGGGACTCTCGCAGGCGGCACGGTGCCGGCAGATCCAGATCTTGGGGATGTCCAATCGAACCTGACGAAAGAGCAGTTTCTTGCGAACGTCGAGAAGTCGAAGGAATACATTCGTTCAGGCGATATTTTCCAAGTGGTGCTTTCCCAGCGGTTCAGCATCGAGACGGAAGTCGATCCGCTTCATGTCTACCGCGTACTGCGGACGATGAATCCATCCCCGTACATGTACTATCTGAAAATGGATGATGAGGTTATTGTCGGTACTTCGCCGGAAGCGCTGGTTAAGGTTGATGGCGAACGAGTCGAGACTCGTCCTATTGCCGGAACACGTCCTCGCGGCAAGACGCCGGAGCAGGATCTTGCGCTTGAGAAGGAGCTTCTCGCTGACGAGAAGGAACGTGCAGAGCATCTCATGCTCGTCGACTTGGGACGCAATGACATCGGCCGCGTATCGGAATTCGGTTCCGTTCGCTGCGATTCGTACATGGATATTGAACGTTACTCGCACGTGATGCATATTGTGTCCAACGTTTCCGGCAAGCTGCGGGAGGACAAAGATTTCTTCGATGCTTTTGTCTCCTGTATGCCGGCAGGCACAGTCTCTGGCGCACCGAAGCTTCGCGCGATGGAGATTATTGCAGAGCTTGAGAATGAAGCGCGCGGCGCTTACGCCGGCGCAATTGGCTATCTGGGCTTCGGCGGCAGCTTGAATACATGTATTACGATTCGGACGCTGATCTTCAAGAACGGCAAAGCTTATGTACAGGCTGGTGCCGGCATCGTATGGGATTCCATTCCGGAGAATGAGTACATGGAAACGGTGAATAAAGCGATGGCGATGCTGAAGGCGGTTCGTGCGGCAGAGGCGATCTTCGCGGAACCGAAGCGCGGCGTGAACATGATTAATATGGACTATTATGCGGGTGCGAAAGGGTGA